From a region of the Vanrija pseudolonga chromosome 2, complete sequence genome:
- the SSD1_1 gene encoding Virulence protein SSD1: protein MADAPAAATTAAGATTSSTNPGVTTNLAPPKVARSNSSASSRSNSSQRGGRGHKSPGSSASISRSNSNTSQNKGGNGAGAGGGDGRRRSGNTTTISGGTSLGGGRGKDNIPSTATATEHKRTRTKGGNEKLGLGRRDSARVAPTTSRPSSTNPDNSKDKKGVKDNKEAAAAVAAPPTAASEAKAAPAEPELRSLRATTSPPIDAMEAAVTAATKKHVETHGGDALSSLQRMISDLKAISPTNSNPGSRQVSGSKHDKAASVSPTTSTPPTSATLPTAPVSIPAAGGAASSTKLKADAPSFTPGSLRSGNSPLASTATLSTSAGAPPPSRSPTGSAHGRRTSAAQSVSSPFNFASPPPGGFIPSPAGFPQLPHFPLAASGFPGAEGGDDLGAFSNDAFQQQQQLLAAQQLQLQLLQAQIVQQQIAAQQQREQGFVAPRFQALAAQRVALQQQQAQAAQLAEAQRLFELHQQQQLLLAQQQEEATRNAAPLASPPAVFEEDSPETTPSLGPTGRPQLNPGFTFGRRRESGTDPNRPAVVVNRSEGIGGAAATGLAGLAARAHKRSGSELTPAMEEQLEIQRQIEALQAKQKALMAQNRGSQSDRIGSISSSPGSAAPAARHQRSGSNASATSPVDTTYGSLLNAPPEQPIARSLGDMPPPPLPPAHSRRHSTNMFNRGFGFGGEYVEDGGSISIPAGQFGAHQRTGSRSGFESGNWRINGGGGAGNGGNAATADLASAQAQLASLAQFRAAAGSGHAKMASFSFPNMLPNLLAATTLQAPAGQSSLWQQQQAFQMQLQQTAQGPQRKSLFAPYLPQASLPPLLSAGKLVVGILRVNKKNRSDAYVATDVLDADIYICGSKDRNRALEGDIVAVELLDVDEVWSTKKDKEEKKRKKEESYDPKPSASRKLEKKKDDIEVEGQGLSLFEDEEVNDETKPTYAGHVVAVVERMPGQLFSGQLGVLRPSSAATKEKQEAERREREGDRKTAPAEPEPRPKIVWFKPTDKRVPLIAIPTEQAPVDFIDNPEAHANKLFVATIKRWPITSLHPFGTLVEELGPIGDSEVETSAILKDCNFPTEEFSEVALKCLPPLPWSVPEREYDVRLDLREERVFTIDPATARDLDDALSVKAGDDGTFTVGVHIADVGYFVKANTALDRDARKRATSVYLVQRAVPMLPPLLAEQLCSLVPDVERLAFSAFFVLDKDGNVLERSYRRTIIKSTAQLSYDDAAQVLNGGSLPKGKVSNSHSASEVENDIKLINDLASKLREKRVEAGAMTSSNSKLRFTLDESGRPIDVHADERTGATTLVEEFMILANTSIAAVIANGLPEQALLRRHEAPIDRRIEAFVKRAKRLGYDFDATNAGTLQKSFDKIEDKEAALCLRLLGKKALQTARYFCTGMLDIAKYSHWALNVPLYTHFTSPIRRYADVLTHRMLDSCLQSPSPSDVKFHMDRDQIAKAAQQCNMKRQSARLAQDQSAHLFLCMLISDLSERFGPVIRQAHVTAVYDQAFDIVVPEFGLEKRVHVDKMPLENSVFDEHANVLSLYWTTTDVLSFLTQSVEDEHLLKIKQRHEGRATGAAPAADTSALFDDSTVSAKSAQYHKSATRTPLSFEGLRKTANGHRIQDIKELSSLPVIITADMAKSPPVLVVYACNPYSS, encoded by the exons atggccgacgcgcccgccgcagcTACAaccgcggccggcgcgacgacgtcgtcaacTAACCCCGGCGTAACCACAAACCTTGCACCTCCCAAAGTCGCTCGTTCAAACTCTTCCGCATCGAGCAGGAGCAACTCTTCGCAGCGTGGTGGTCGCGGGCACAAGTCtcccggctcgtcggcgtccatCTCGAGGTCCAACTCTAACACTTCTCAAAAcaagggcggcaacggcgcaggcgcaggtgGGGGCGACGGTCGGAGAAGGAGCGGCAACACGACCACGATAAGCGGTGGCACTAGCTTGGGCGGAGGCAGGGGCAAGGATAACATCCCTTCCACTGCTACTGCAACTGAACACAAGCGGACCCGCACAAAGGGCGGCAACGAGAAGCTGGGTCTGGGCCGTCGTGACTCGGCCCGAGTCGCACCTACAACTTCTCGCCCGTCCTCGACCAACCCCGACAACTCAAAGGACAAGAAGGGAGTAAAGGACAacaaggaggcggcggcggcggtggcagccCCACCAACAGCGGCGTCAGAGGCCAAAGCAGCCCCTGCTGAGCCCGAGCTGAGGTCGCTTCGCGCCACCACATCTCCACCAATCGACGCGATGGAGGCGGCCGttaccgccgccaccaaaAAGCACGTCGAgacgcacggcggcgacgctcTTAGCAGCTTGCAGCGCATGATCTCGGACCTCAAGGCCATCTCCCCTACCAACTCGAACCCGGGCTCGCGCCAGGTCAGTGGTAGCAAGCACGACAAGGCGGCGTCGGTTAGTCCGACtacctcgaccccgccaacgTCGGCCACGTTGCCCACCGCGCCAGTGTCTATCCCTGCGGCTGGTGGCGCTGCTTCGTCCACAaagctcaaggccgacgccccGAGCTTCACGCCCGGCTCGTTGCGCTCTGGCAACTCGCCGCTTGCTTCCACTGCCACACTGTCCACTTCGGCTGGTGCACCTCCCCCCTCTAGGTCGCCGACTGGATCTGCGCACGGCAGACGAACTTCGGCTGCCCagtccgtctcgtcgccgttcAACTTTGCGAGCCCACCGCCTGGCGGCTTCATcccgtcgcccgccggcTTCCCTCAGCTCCCACACTTTCCTCTTGCGGCATCGGGGTTCCCTGGTGCCGAAGGTGGCGACGATCTGGGTGCCTTCTCCAACGATGCgttccagcagcagcaacagcttctcgcggcgcagcagctccaGTTGCAGCTTCTCCAGGCACAGATTGTCCAGCAGCAAATTGCagctcagcagcagcgcgaaCAAGGCTTCGTCGCTCCTCGCTtccaggccctcgccgctcaGCGTGTTGccctccagcagcagcaggcgcaggctGCCCAGCTTGCCGAGGCTCAGCGATTGTTCGAGctgcaccagcagcagcagctcctcctggctcagcagcaggaggaggcgacTCGTAATGCCGCTCCTCTGGCCAGCCCCCCTGCCGTTTTCGAGGAGGACTCTCCAGAGACGACCCCTTCCCTCGGCCCTACCGGCCGACCTCAGCTCAACCCGGGCTTTACGTTTGGTAGGCGACGGGAGAGCGGCACAGACCCCAACCGCCCAGCTGTGGTTGTTAACCGCAGCGAGGGCATCGGAGGTGCCGCTGCTACTGGTCTtgccggcctcgctgcccgcGCTCACAAGCGCTCCGGCAGCGAGCTCACTCCAGCCATGGAGGAACAG CTTGAGATTCAGAGACAGATTGAGGCCTTACAGGCCAAGCAGAAGGCATTGATGGCGCAGAACCGTGGCAGCCAGTCGGACAGAATCGGCTCGATTTCTTCGTCGCCTGgttcggcggcgccggctgccCGTCACCAGCGTTCTGGCTCCAACGCCTCGGCCACGTCGCCCGTCGACACAACGTATGGCTCTCTCCTCAATGCCCCTCCCGAGCAACCCAttgcgcgctcgctcggcgacatgccccctcctccactccCCCCTGCCCACTCTCGCCGTCACAGCACCAACATGTTCAACAGGGGCTTTGGCTTTGGCGGAGAGTATGTCGAGGACGGAGGTTCGATCAGCATCCCCGCGGGTCAGTTTGGTGCCCACCAGCGCACTGGTAGCCGATCTGGCTTCGAGTCGGGCAACTGGCGTATcaacggtggtggtggtgctggcaACGGTGGCAACGCGGCCACCGCtgacctcgcctcggcccagGCCCAGCTTGCATCCCTGGCCCAGTTccgtgccgctgccggtAGCGGCCACGCCAAGATGGCCTCTTTCAGCTTCCCCAACATGCTCCCCAACCTGCTCGCTGCAACTACCCTTCAGGCGCCAGCTGGCCAGTCATCACtctggcagcagcagcaggcgttCCAGATGCAGCTCCAGCAGACAGCGCAGGGCCCTCAGCGCAAGTCGCTCTTCGCTCCCTACCTCCCCCAGGCCTCGCTCCCTCCGCTCCTCAGCGCCGGCAAGCTTGTCGTCGGTATCCTTCGTGTCAACAAGAAGAACCGTTCCGATGCCTACGTCGCCACCGATGTTCTGGACGCCGACATTTACATTTGTGGTTCCAAGGACCGCAACCGTGCTCTCGAGGGCGACATTGttgccgtcgagctgcttgatgtcgacgaggtgtgGAGCaccaagaaggacaaggaggagaagaagcgcaaaAAGGAGGAGAGCTACGACCCCAAGCCCTCGGCTTCGAGGAAgctggagaagaagaaggacgacatTGAGGTCGAGGGACAGGGCCTTTCGCTgttcgaggacgaggaggtcaacgACGAGACCAAGCCGACGTACGCCGGTCAcgttgtcgctgtcgtcgagcgcatgcCCGGCCAGCTCTTCTCTGGCCAGCTTGGTGTTCtccgcccgtcgtcggctgccaCCAAGGAGAAGCAGGAGGCAgagcgtcgcgagcgcgagggagACAGGAAGACGGCACCAGCCGAGCCTGAGCCGCGTCCCAAGATTGTGTGGTTCAAGCCTACCGACAAGCGTGTGCCTCTGATCGCCATCCCGACCGAGCAGGCACCGGTTGACTTTATTGACAACCCCGAGGCCCACGCAAACAAGTTGTTTGTTGCGACCATCAAGCGTTGGCCGATCACCTCGCTCCACCCCTTCGGCACCcttgtcgaggagcttggcccCATCGGCGATTCCGAGGTGGAGACGAGTGCCATTCTCAAGGACTGCAACTTCCCTACGGAAGAGTTCAGCGAGGTGGCTCTCAAgtgcctgccgccgctgccatgGAGCGTCCCCGAGCGCGAGTACGACGTCCGtctcgacctgcgcgaggagcgcgtctTCACGATCGACCCTGCTACCGCCAGggatctcgacgacgcacTGTCGGTCaaggctggcgacgacggaaCGTTTACTGTCGGTGTCCACATTGCCGACGTCGGGTACTTTGTGAAAGCCAACACTGCGCTCGACCGTGACGCGCGCAAGCGTGCCACGTCGGTGTACCTTGTTCAGCGTGCCGTGCCCATGCTGCctccgctcctcgccgagcagctctgCTCCCTCGTGCCCGATGTGGAGCGTCTCGCGTTCTCGGCGTTCTTTGTGCtggacaaggacggcaacGTGCTGGAGAGGTCGTACAGGCGCACCATCATCAAGTCGACCGCGCAGCTGTCTTACGACGACGCAGCCCAGGTGCTCAACGGCGGCTCGCtccccaagggcaaggtgtCCAACTCGCACAGCGCGTCAGAGGTTGAGAATGACATCAAGCTCATCAACGACCTCGCGAGCAAGCTCCGTGAGAAGCGTGTCGAGGCTGGTGCCATGACTTCGAGCAACAGCAAGCTTAGGTTTACGCTTGACGAGTCTGGTCGCCCTATCGATGTgcatgccgacgagcgcacggGTGCGACGACGCTTGTCGAGGAGTTTATGATCCTTGCCAACACGTCGATCGCCGCCGTGATCGCCAACGGTCTGCCCGAACAGGCACTGCTCAGACGCCACGAGGCCCCGATTGACCGTCGCATTGAGGCCTTTGTcaagcgcgccaagcgcctCGGCTACGACTTTGACGCCACCAACGCAGGCACGCTGCAAAAGTCGTTTGACAAGatcgaggacaaggaggcaGCGTTGTGCCTCCGCCTGCTGGGCAAGAAGGCTCTTCAGACTGCTCGCTACTTCTGCACGGGCATgctcgacattgccaagTACTCTCACTGGGCTCTGAATGTGCCTCTCTACACGCACTTTACGTCGCCTATCCGCCGCTACGCCGATGTGCTCACCCACCGCATGCTCGACTCGTGCCTGCAGAGCCCTTCGCCGAGCGACGTCAAGTTCCACATGGACCGCGACCAGATTGCCAAGGCTGCTCAGCAGTGCAACATGAAGCGCCAGAGCGCCCGGCTCGCGCAGGACCAGTCTGCGCACTTGTTCCTGTGCATGCTCATCAGCGACTTGTCGGAGCGCTTTGGCCCCGTTATCCGCCAGGCTCACGTCACGGCGGTGTACGACCAGGCCTTTGACATTGTTGTTCCCGAGTTTGGCCTCGAGAAGCGCGTGCACGTGGACAAGATGCCGCTCGAGAACAGCGTGTTTGACGAGCACGCCAATGTGCTGTCGCTGTActggacgacgaccgacgtgcTGTCGTTCCTTACGCAGtctgtcgaggacgagcacctCCTCAAGATCAAGCAGCGTCACGAGGGCCGTGCCACGGGTGCTGCACCTGCGGCTGACACGAGTGCGCTGTTTGACGACTCGACAGTGTCGGCCAAGTCGGCCCAGTACCACaagtcggcgacgcgcacgccgctgtcgtTTGAGGGCCTGCGCAAGACTGCCAACGGCCACCGTATCCAGGACATCAAGGAactgtcgtcgctgccggtCATTATCACTGCGGACATGGCCAAGAGCCCGCCAGTGCTGGTGGTGTATGCCT GCAACCCGTACTCGTCGTAA